One part of the Gossypium raimondii isolate GPD5lz chromosome 1, ASM2569854v1, whole genome shotgun sequence genome encodes these proteins:
- the LOC105782072 gene encoding WEB family protein At5g55860, whose product MVAKGRQNATDSQKVEVGEIDTSAPFQSVKDAVTLFGEGAFSGEKPAMKKAKAHSAERVLAKETQLHLTQKELNKLKEQLSNAEITKAQALVELERAKKTAEELSHKLKTVNESKDCAVKATEAAKNKAKQIEEANSGILPGPDGTRSQDSETAREQYMIVITELDAAKQELRKVRQDCDASLEAKIAAFNQTEEAEHAAKVNMEKVGELSREISYVQESIGQVKLASLETQQEQAKMFAEKDTQKQLYKATLEESTKKLLALKNEFDPKLMRNLEAQLLETDNQIGSLQKQMESAKASDLESVRTITSELDGAKESLQKVAEEENSLRSLVESLKVELENVNKEHSELKEKEAETESIAGNLHVKLRKSKSELEAFLSEESKTRGACAEMLSTLQQLSVETENALRKAEEMKKEAEKLKLEAEALRIALQEADKQLVVALEEAEAAKEAETRALDQIKMLSEKTNAARASTSESGANITISREEFESLSRKVEESDNIAEMKVAAAMAQVEAVKASENEALKRLEATQKEIEDMKVATADALKRAEMAEAAKRAVEGELRKWREKEQKKAVAAASRILIEAQMSTESSPQHYRIQKQNPAEKIVQAKMLEKEKSSVSKKVLLPNISGIFNRRKNQIEGGSPSYLPGEKTL is encoded by the exons ATGGTTGCAAAGGGACGCCAGAATGCCACTGACTCTCAGAAAGTGGAGGTGGGAGAGATAGATACTAGTGCACCTTTCCAATCTGTTAAAGATGCTGTCACTCTATTTGGTGAAGGCGCTTTCTCTGGGGAAAAACCTGCCATGAAAAAGGCAAAAGCTCACTCTGCAGAG AGAGTTCTAGCCAAGGAGACTCAGCTTCACCTTACTCAAAAAGAGTTGAACAAGTTAAAGGAACAGCTATCAAATGCTGAGATAACTAAGGCTCAAGCACTTGTAGAGCTAGAAAGGGCTAAAAAAACAGCTGAGGAACTCTCACACAAACTCAAAACTGTTAACGAGTCCAAGGATTGTGCAGTCAAGGCTACAGAAGCTGCAAAGAATAAGGCTAAGCAGATTGAAGAAGCAAATTCTGGTATTCTTCCCGGACCCGATGGAACTAGGAGCCAGGACTCGGAAACTGCAAGGGAACAATACATGATTGTAATTACTGAACTTGATGCTGCTAAACAAGAATTGAGGAAGGTCCGTCAGGACTGTGATGCATCCTTAGAAGCGAAAATTGCTGCCTTCAACCAAACAGAAGAAGCTGAACATGCAGCTAAGGTTAACATGGAGAAGGTTGGAGAGCTCTCTAGGGAAATTTCATATGTACAGGAGTCGATCGGACAAGTGAAGCTTGCATCTCTTGAAACACAGCAAGAACAAGCTAAAATGTTTGCTGAAAAGGACACTCAGAAGCAATTATATAAAGCTACCCTTGAAGAGTCAACAAAGAAGTTGCTTGCTTTGAAGAATGAATTTGACCCTAAGCTTATGCGAAATCTTGAAGCTCAACTGCTTGAAACAGATAATCAGATTGGGTCTTTGCAGAAACAGATGGAAAGTGCAAAGGCTTCCGATCTGGAGTCTGTGCGAACTATTACTTCAGAGCTAGATGGTGCTAAAGAATCGCTGCAAAAAGTCGCTGAAGAAGAGAATTCCTTGAGGAGTTTGGTGGAGTCTCTTAAGGTGGAACTAGAAAATGTGAATAAAGAGCATTCTGAGCTGAAGGAGAAGGAAGCGGAAACTGAGTCCATTGCTGGGAATCTGCATGTCAAGCTTCGGAAAAGTAAATCAGAGCTTGAAGCTTTCCTTTCGGAGGAATCCAAAACAAGAGGTGCCTGTGCAGAAATGTTATCAACCCTCCAACAGCTATCAGTGGAAACAGAAAATGCGCTGCGAAAAGCAGAAGAGATGAAAAAGGAAGCAGAGAAGTTAAAGTTGGAAGCTGAAGCCTTGAGAATTGCACTTCAGGAAGCAGATAAGCAGCTGGTGGTTGCTCTGGAAGAAGCGGAAGCTGCAAAAGAAGCCGAGACTAGGGCACTTGATCAAATAAAGATGCTTTCTGAGAAAACAAATGCTGCACGTGCCTCAACCTCTGAATCTGGAGCCAATATAACTATCTCCAGGGAAGAGTTCGAGTCTTTGAGTCGTAAAGTTGAAGAGTCAGATAATATAGCTGAAATGAAAGTGGCTGCTGCCATGGCTCAGGTCGAAGCTGTGAAGGCTAGTGAAAATGAGGCACTTAAGAGACTAGAGGCAACTCAGAAAGAGATTGAAGATATGAAGGTTGCAACTGCAGATGCTTTGAAGAGGGCAGAGATGGCTGAAGCTGCAAAGAGGGCTGTGGAGGGAGAGCTCCGGAAGTGGCGTGAAAAGGAACAGAAGAAAGCAGTTGCAGCTGCATCTCGGATTCTGATAGAAGCACAGATGTCAACAGAATCATCCCCCCAGCACTACAGAATTCAAAAGCAGAACCCAGCAGAGAAAATTGTGCAGGCTAAAATGTTGGAAAAAGAGAAGTCTTCTGTCTCGAAAAAGGTGCTTTTACCTAATATCAGCGGTATCTTCAATCGAAGAAAGAACCAAATTGAGGGTGGATCTCCGTCGTATCTGCCTGGTGAGAAGACTCTGTAA